From Cellulomonas chengniuliangii, the proteins below share one genomic window:
- a CDS encoding tetratricopeptide repeat protein, protein MSASLEQWETTVTDLWARFDSFARDEGVAAMRDVAATCPASDGRAAFELASMYDSMGFEAEAGAEYERALELGLDEARHARLAVQYGSTLRNLGRLNEAIAILRAAPTHESTGSAPRVVLALALHSAGRKDEALRVAIEAQIEVLPRYQRSMRDYAVALTEPTGSGGPEGR, encoded by the coding sequence ATGAGCGCATCCCTCGAGCAGTGGGAGACGACCGTCACCGACCTCTGGGCGCGGTTCGACTCCTTCGCGCGCGACGAGGGCGTCGCTGCGATGCGCGACGTGGCAGCGACCTGCCCGGCCAGCGACGGAAGAGCAGCGTTCGAGCTCGCCAGCATGTACGACTCCATGGGATTCGAAGCCGAGGCCGGCGCGGAGTACGAGCGCGCTCTCGAGCTCGGTCTCGACGAGGCGCGCCACGCGCGGCTCGCGGTCCAGTACGGATCGACCCTGCGCAACCTCGGCCGCCTCAACGAGGCGATCGCCATCCTCCGCGCTGCTCCGACCCACGAGTCCACGGGTTCCGCGCCCCGCGTCGTCTTGGCCCTGGCCCTGCACAGCGCCGGGCGCAAGGACGAGGCGCTGCGGGTCGCGATCGAGGCACAGATCGAGGTCCTGCCCCGTTACCAGCGCTCGATGCGCGACTACGCCGTCGCGCTCACCGAGCCGACGGGCTCAGGAGGTCCCGAAGGACGTTGA
- a CDS encoding tyrosine-protein phosphatase, with protein sequence MPERAGAALAAVADADEGGVLFHCVAGRDRTGLVAMLLLSLVGCGSGRDRRRLPRDGARRRRARSGRRARERRAGARGDPGPSWIEHRGRVP encoded by the coding sequence ATGCCCGAGCGGGCCGGCGCGGCGCTCGCCGCCGTTGCTGACGCCGACGAGGGAGGCGTCCTCTTCCACTGCGTGGCGGGACGCGATCGGACCGGCCTCGTCGCGATGCTCCTGCTCAGCCTGGTCGGGTGCGGATCCGGACGCGATCGTCGACGACTACCTCGAGACGGTGCGCGACGCCGACGCGCTCGCTCGGGCCGCCGGGCGCGAGAACGACGAGCCGGTGCGCGAGGCGATCCTGGCCCGTCGTGGATCGAGCACCGAGGACGCGTTCCGTGA